In Pseudomonas sp. Leaf58, one DNA window encodes the following:
- the dgcA gene encoding dimethylglycine demethylation protein DgcA, whose amino-acid sequence MAFEAMFQPIQIGKLTIRNRVLSTAHAEVYATDGGMTTDRYVKYYEEKAKGGIGLAICGGSSVVAIDSPQEWWASVNLSTDRIIPHFQNLADAMHKHGAKIMIQITHMGRRSRWDGFNWPTLMSPSGIREPVHRATCKTIEVEEIWRVIGNYAQAARRAKEGGLDGVELSAVHQHMIDQFWSPRVNKRTDEWGGTFEGRMKFGLEVLKAVRAEVGDDFCVGMRICGDEFHPDGLSHEDMKQIAAYYDGTGMLDFIGVVGSGCDTHNTLANVIPNMSYPPEPFLHLAAGIKEVVKVPVLHAQNIKDPNQATRILEGGYVDMVGMTRAHMADPHLIAKIKMGQIDQIKQCVGANYCIDRQYQGLDVLCIQNAATSREYMGVPHIIEKTTGVKRKVVVVGAGPAGMEAARVAAERGHDVTLFEKKDQIGGQITIAAKAPQRDQIAGITRWYQLELARLKVDLRLGTAADAAAIQDLRPDVIVLAVGGHSFLEQNEHWGAAEGLVVSSWDVLDGKVAPGKNVLVYDTICEFTGMSVADFIADKGSQVEIVTDDIKPGVAMGGTTFPTYYRSMYPKEVIMTGDMMLEKVYREGDKLVAVLENEYTGAKEERVVDQVVVENGVRPDEQLYYALKEGSRNKGQIDVEALFAIKPQPILSQPGEGYLLYRIGDCVAQRNVHAAIYDALRLCKDF is encoded by the coding sequence ATGGCATTCGAAGCAATGTTCCAGCCGATTCAGATCGGTAAACTGACCATCCGCAACCGTGTGCTCAGCACCGCGCACGCCGAGGTCTACGCCACTGACGGCGGCATGACGACCGACCGCTACGTGAAGTACTACGAAGAAAAGGCCAAGGGCGGTATCGGCCTGGCGATTTGCGGCGGCTCGTCGGTGGTGGCCATCGACAGCCCGCAGGAATGGTGGGCATCGGTCAACCTGTCGACCGACCGCATCATCCCGCATTTCCAAAACCTCGCCGACGCCATGCACAAGCATGGCGCCAAGATCATGATCCAGATTACCCACATGGGCCGTCGCTCGCGCTGGGACGGCTTCAACTGGCCGACCCTGATGTCGCCGTCGGGTATTCGTGAACCCGTGCACCGCGCCACCTGCAAAACCATCGAGGTGGAAGAAATTTGGCGCGTGATCGGCAACTACGCACAAGCTGCCCGCCGCGCCAAAGAAGGCGGCCTGGACGGGGTTGAGCTGTCGGCCGTGCACCAGCACATGATCGACCAGTTCTGGAGCCCGCGGGTCAACAAGCGTACCGACGAGTGGGGCGGTACCTTTGAAGGCCGCATGAAGTTCGGCCTGGAAGTGCTAAAAGCCGTGCGTGCCGAAGTCGGTGATGACTTCTGCGTGGGCATGCGTATCTGTGGCGACGAGTTCCACCCCGATGGCCTCAGCCATGAGGACATGAAGCAGATCGCTGCCTACTACGACGGCACCGGCATGCTCGACTTCATCGGCGTGGTCGGCTCGGGTTGCGACACCCACAACACCCTGGCCAACGTCATCCCCAACATGAGCTACCCGCCGGAGCCGTTCCTGCACCTGGCGGCCGGCATCAAGGAAGTGGTCAAGGTCCCGGTGCTGCACGCGCAGAACATCAAGGACCCGAACCAGGCCACGCGCATTCTTGAAGGCGGCTACGTGGACATGGTCGGCATGACCCGTGCGCACATGGCCGACCCGCACCTGATCGCCAAGATCAAAATGGGCCAGATTGACCAGATCAAGCAGTGCGTCGGTGCCAACTACTGCATCGACCGCCAGTACCAGGGCCTGGATGTGCTGTGCATCCAGAACGCCGCGACCTCCCGTGAATACATGGGCGTGCCGCACATCATCGAGAAGACCACCGGCGTCAAGCGCAAGGTGGTGGTGGTTGGCGCCGGCCCTGCTGGCATGGAAGCGGCCCGGGTGGCTGCCGAACGTGGCCACGACGTGACCCTGTTCGAGAAAAAGGACCAGATCGGCGGGCAGATCACCATCGCCGCCAAGGCCCCGCAGCGTGACCAGATTGCCGGTATCACCCGCTGGTACCAGCTGGAGCTGGCGCGCCTGAAGGTTGACCTGCGCCTGGGCACTGCCGCTGACGCGGCCGCCATTCAGGACCTGCGCCCCGACGTGATCGTGTTGGCAGTGGGCGGGCATTCGTTCCTGGAGCAAAACGAACACTGGGGCGCCGCCGAAGGGCTGGTGGTCAGCAGTTGGGACGTGCTCGACGGCAAGGTTGCGCCGGGCAAGAACGTGCTGGTGTACGACACCATCTGCGAGTTCACCGGCATGTCGGTGGCCGACTTCATCGCCGACAAGGGCAGCCAGGTCGAGATCGTCACTGACGATATCAAGCCCGGGGTGGCCATGGGCGGTACCACCTTCCCGACCTACTACCGCAGCATGTACCCCAAAGAAGTGATCATGACCGGCGACATGATGCTGGAAAAGGTCTACCGCGAAGGCGACAAGCTGGTGGCGGTGCTGGAAAACGAATACACCGGCGCCAAGGAAGAACGCGTGGTCGACCAGGTGGTGGTAGAGAACGGCGTGCGCCCTGACGAGCAGCTGTACTACGCGCTGAAGGAAGGTTCGCGCAACAAAGGCCAGATCGATGTGGAGGCGTTGTTCGCCATCAAGCCACAGCCGATCCTCAGCCAGCCGGGCGAGGGCTACCTGCTGTACCGCATCGGCGACTGCGTGGCCCAGCGCAACGTGCATGCGGCGATTTACGACGCCTTGCGCCTGTGCAAGGACTTCTGA
- the dgcB gene encoding dimethylglycine demethylation protein DgcB — MLNTLLPILLFAALGLAVLGALRRVRMWRRGRPSKVNLIGGLLAMPRRYLVDLHHVVERDKYMSKTHVATAGGFVLSAALAILVHGFGLQSKILGYALLVATVIMFTGAIFVFKRRLNPPARLSKGPWMRLPKSLLVFAASFFIATLPVAGILPANTGGWVMVAILGLGVLWGVSELFFGMTWGGPMKHAFAGALHLAWHRRAERFGGGRSTGLKPLDLEDPNAPLGVEKPVDFTWNQLLGFDACVQCGKCEAMCPAFAAGQPLNPKKLIQDMVIGLAGGTDAQFAGSPYPGKPIGEHGGHPHQPIVNGLVDAETLWSCTTCRACVEECPMMIEHVDAIVDMRRHLTLEKGATPNKGAEVLENLIATDNPGGFAPGGRMNWAADLNLQLLSEVQTTEVLFWVGDGAFDMRNQRTLRSFVKVLKASGVDFAVLGLEERDSGDVARRLGDEATFQQLAKRNIQTLAKYKFQRIVTCDPHSFHVLKNEYGALGGDYQVQHHSTYIAELIAAKKLNLGQHKGGSVTYHDPCYLGRYNGEYEAPREVLKALGIEVREMERSGFRSRCCGGGGGAPITDIPGKQRIPDMRMDDIRETEAELVAVGCPQCTAMLEGVVEPRPQIKDLAELVADVLIEEDTPAAPKPQTAKREPAEVH; from the coding sequence ATGTTGAACACCCTTCTACCCATCCTGCTGTTCGCTGCCCTTGGTCTGGCAGTGCTCGGCGCCCTGCGCCGGGTGCGCATGTGGCGGCGTGGCCGGCCCTCCAAGGTCAACCTGATCGGCGGCCTGCTGGCCATGCCGCGCCGTTACCTGGTGGACCTGCACCACGTGGTCGAGCGCGACAAGTACATGTCCAAGACCCACGTGGCCACCGCTGGCGGCTTCGTGCTGTCGGCCGCGCTGGCGATCCTGGTGCACGGCTTCGGCCTGCAGAGCAAGATTCTTGGCTACGCGCTGCTGGTGGCCACGGTGATCATGTTCACCGGTGCCATCTTCGTCTTCAAACGCCGCCTCAACCCGCCTGCGCGCCTGTCCAAAGGCCCGTGGATGCGCCTGCCGAAGAGCCTGCTGGTGTTTGCCGCAAGCTTCTTCATTGCCACGTTGCCGGTCGCCGGCATCCTGCCGGCCAATACCGGTGGCTGGGTAATGGTCGCCATTCTCGGCCTGGGGGTGCTGTGGGGTGTGTCGGAGCTGTTCTTCGGCATGACCTGGGGCGGGCCGATGAAACACGCCTTCGCAGGTGCCCTGCACCTGGCCTGGCACCGCCGTGCCGAGCGCTTCGGCGGCGGCCGCTCCACTGGCCTCAAGCCGCTGGACCTGGAAGACCCGAACGCACCGCTGGGTGTGGAAAAACCGGTGGACTTCACCTGGAACCAGCTGCTGGGCTTCGATGCCTGCGTGCAGTGCGGTAAATGTGAAGCCATGTGCCCGGCCTTTGCCGCCGGCCAGCCGCTGAACCCGAAAAAGCTCATCCAGGACATGGTCATCGGCCTGGCCGGTGGCACCGACGCCCAGTTTGCCGGCAGCCCGTACCCGGGCAAGCCAATCGGCGAGCATGGCGGCCACCCGCACCAGCCGATCGTCAATGGCCTGGTCGACGCCGAAACGCTGTGGTCGTGCACCACCTGCCGTGCCTGCGTCGAGGAATGCCCGATGATGATCGAGCACGTCGATGCCATCGTCGACATGCGCCGCCACCTCACCCTGGAAAAGGGCGCTACCCCGAACAAGGGCGCCGAGGTGCTGGAAAACCTGATCGCCACTGACAACCCGGGCGGTTTCGCCCCTGGCGGGCGCATGAACTGGGCCGCCGACCTCAACCTGCAACTGCTGTCGGAGGTGCAAACCACCGAGGTGCTGTTCTGGGTCGGTGACGGTGCCTTCGACATGCGCAACCAGCGCACCCTGCGTTCGTTCGTCAAAGTGCTCAAGGCTTCCGGCGTGGACTTTGCCGTGCTCGGCCTGGAAGAACGCGACAGCGGCGACGTGGCACGTCGCCTGGGTGACGAAGCGACCTTCCAGCAGCTGGCCAAGCGCAATATCCAGACCCTGGCCAAGTACAAGTTCCAGCGCATCGTCACCTGCGACCCGCACAGCTTCCATGTGCTGAAAAACGAGTACGGCGCTTTGGGCGGCGACTACCAGGTGCAGCACCACAGCACCTACATCGCCGAACTGATCGCAGCCAAGAAGTTGAACCTCGGCCAACACAAGGGCGGCAGCGTCACCTACCACGACCCGTGCTACCTGGGCCGCTACAACGGTGAGTACGAAGCCCCGCGTGAAGTGCTCAAGGCGCTGGGTATCGAAGTACGCGAAATGGAACGTTCGGGCTTCCGCTCGCGCTGCTGCGGCGGTGGCGGCGGAGCGCCGATTACCGACATCCCGGGCAAGCAGCGTATCCCCGACATGCGTATGGACGACATTCGCGAGACCGAGGCCGAGTTGGTGGCTGTGGGTTGCCCACAGTGCACCGCCATGCTCGAAGGTGTGGTTGAGCCGCGCCCACAGATCAAGGACCTGGCCGAATTGGTCGCCGACGTGCTGATCGAAGAGGACACCCCTGCCGCCCCAAAGCCGCAAACGGCTAAACGTGAACCTGCGGAGGTGCACTGA